One Cherax quadricarinatus isolate ZL_2023a unplaced genomic scaffold, ASM3850222v1 Contig5990, whole genome shotgun sequence DNA window includes the following coding sequences:
- the LOC128690481 gene encoding zinc finger protein 84-like encodes MRTHTEEKPYQCSEYLKHFSNKSSLVSHMRTHSGEKPYQCSECLKDFSKNSHLIRHMRTHTGEKPYQCSECQKCFPENSGLIIHMRTHTGEKPYQCSECLKNFFSKSNLVNHIRTHTGEKPYQCLECLKVFTQMSSLVSHMRVHTGEKPYQCSECLKDFSVNSHLVRHMRTHTGEKPYKCSECQKCFSENSGLIIHMRTHTGEKPFQCSECLKDFSCKDYLENHIRTHTGEKPYQCSECLKRFTKNSGLIIHMRTHTGEKPFQCSECLKHFLRKSHLVRHMRTHTREKPYQCSECLKVFTEKSSLVSHIRIHTGEKPYQCSECLKVFTQKTSLVKHMRIHTREKPYQCSECLKELSRKSNLVNHMRTHTKDRPYKCSECLKSFSKRFQLKSHMRSHTKEKVLPEGMSFV; translated from the coding sequence ATGAGAACTCACACTGaagagaagccatatcagtgttcagaatatCTGAAACACTTTTCTAATAAATCAAGCTTAGTAAGTCACATGAGAACTCATtctggagagaagccatatcagtgttcagaatgtctgaaagactTTTCAAAAAATTCACATTTAATAAgacacatgagaactcatactggagagaagccatatcagtgttcagaatgtcagAAATGCTTTCCTGAAAATTCAGGATTGATAAttcacatgagaactcatactggggagaagccatatcagtgttcagaatgtctaaaAAACTTTTTCAGCAAAAGTAATTTAGTAAACCACATAAGGACTCATACcggagagaagccatatcagtgtttAGAATGTTTGAAAGTCTTTACTCAAATGTCAAGCTTAGTAAGTCACATGAGagttcatactggagagaagccatatcagtgttcagaatgtctgaaagactTTTCTGTAAATTCACATttagtaagacacatgagaactcatactggagagaagccatataAGTGTTCAGAATGTCAGAAATGCTTTTCTGAAAATTCAGGATTGATAAttcacatgagaactcatactggagagaagccatttcagtgttcagaatgtctgaaagactTTTCCTGCAAAGATTATTTAGAAAACCACATAAggactcatactggagagaaaccatatcagtgttcagaatgtctgaaacgCTTTACTAAAAATTCAGGATTGATAAttcacatgagaactcatactggagagaagccatttcagtgttcagaatgtttgaAACACTTTCTTCGCAAATCACATttagtaagacacatgagaactcatactagagagaaaccatatcagtgttctgaatGTCTGAAAGTCTTTACTGAAAAATCAAGCTTAGTAAGTCACATtagaattcatactggagagaagccatatcagtgttcagaatgtctgaaagtCTTTACTCAAAAAACAAGCTTAGTAAaacacatgagaattcatactagagagaagccatatcagtgttcagaatgtctgaaagaaTTATCTAGAAAATCCAATTTAGTAAatcacatgagaactcatactaAAGATAGGCCATataagtgttcagaatgtctgaaaagCTTTTCTAAAAGATTTCAATTAAAAAGTCACATGAGAAGTCATACAAAAGAGAAAGTTTTGCCAGAA